Proteins encoded in a region of the Quercus lobata isolate SW786 chromosome 8, ValleyOak3.0 Primary Assembly, whole genome shotgun sequence genome:
- the LOC115957296 gene encoding probable bifunctional methylthioribulose-1-phosphate dehydratase/enolase-phosphatase E1, with amino-acid sequence MAAVPAVAVNGVKVGSASQLYLESKAVKDTKSLISDLCRQFYNLGWVSGTGGSITIKVHDDSIPKPHQLIVMSPSGVQKERMVPEDMYVLSPEGSFLWEPSPKPYPHKPPKCSDCGPLFLKAYDMCNAGAVIHSHGIESCLVTMLNPLSKEFRITHMEMIKGIKGHGYYDELVVPIIENTAYEFELTESLAKAIEAYPKTTAVLVRNHGIYIWGDSWISAKTQAECYHYLFDAAIKLHQLGLDCSTPDHGPIRNVKGVLGCGGHISTSVKAGADSNHEIEPLRRCIVLDIEGTTTPISFVTEVLFPYARGNVGKHLSATYDTAETQDDIKLLRSQVQDDLKQGVVGAVPIPSDDAGKEDVIAALVANVEAMIRADRKITALKQLQGHIWQTGFENNELEGVVFADVPEALEKWHALGTKVYIYSSGSRLAQRLIFGNTNYGDLRKYLSGFFDTTVGNKREARSYVEISDSLGVDKPSEILFVTDVYQEAVAAKAAGLEVIISIRPGNAPLPDNHGFKTIKSFLEI; translated from the exons ATGGCAGCAGTGCCAGCAGTTGCAGTGAATGGAGTGAAGGTGGGTTCAGCTTCACAGTTATACCTGGAGAGCAAGGCAGTGAAGGACACAAAGTCTTTGATCTCAGACCTTTGCCGCCAGTTCTACAATCTTGGTTGGGTGTCTGGGACAGGTGGTAGCATCACCATCAAGGTCCACGATGACTCCATCCCTAAGCCTCACCAGCTCATCGTCATGTCCCCCTCTG GTGTTCAGAAGGAGCGAATGGTGCCAGAGGATATGTATGTGTTATCTCCAGAAGGGTCTTTCTTGTGGGAGCCCTCTCCTAAACCATATCCACATAAGCCTCCTAAATGCTCTGATTGTGGTCCTCTTTTCTTGAAG GCATATGACATGTGTAATGCTGGCGCTGTTATCCACAGTCATGGAATCGAATCTTGTCTTGTAACAATGCTAAATCCATTATCAAAAGAGTTTCGA ATCACTCACATGGAAATGATAAAGGGAATCAAAGGGCATGGTTATTATGATGAACTTGTGGTCCCCATAATAGAGAACACTGCTTATGAATTTGAGCTGACAGAATCTCTTGCTAAAGCT ATTGAAGCCTACCCAAAAACAACAGCTGTTCTTGTTCGTAACCATGGCATATATATATGGGGAGACTCTTGGATCAGCGCAAAAACTCAG GCTGAATGTTATCACTATCTTTTTGATGCTGCCATCAAGCTTCACCAACTGGGTCTGGACTGCTCTACTCCAGACCATGGCCCCATCCGAAATGTTAAAGGAGTTTTGGGATGTGGTGGTCATATAAGCACATCTGTGAAGGCAGGGGCAGATTCAAATCATGAAATTGAGCCATTGAGA CGTTGCATTGTTCTTGACATTGAAGGGACTACTACTCCCATCTCATTTGTTACTGAGGTTCTCTTTCCATATGCGCGTGGGAATGTAGGGAAGCATCTATCGGCAACATATGACACTGCAGAAACTCAAGATGATATTAAGTTGTTGCGCTCCCAA GTACAAGATGACCTGAAACAAGGTGTTGTGGGTGCTGTGCCCATTCCCTCTGATGATGCAGGGAAGGAGGATGTGATTGCTGCTTTGGTTGCTAATGTGGAAGCAATGATAAGAGCTGATAGGAAGATCACTGCCTTGAAACAATTACAA GGTCATATATGGCAAACTGGATTTGAGAATAATGAATTGGAGGGAGTAGTTTTTGCGGATGTACCAGAAGCTTTGGAGAAGTGGCATGCTTTAGGCACAAAG GTGTATATATACTCTAGTGGTAGCAGGTTGGCACAAAGGCTTATATTTGGAAATACAAACTATGGGGATCTAAGGAAATATCTGTCTGGATTTTTTGACACCACAGTGGG gaATAAAAGAGAAGCGCGGAGTTATGTTGAAATCTCAGATTCTCTTGGAGTTGATAAGCCAtcagaaattttatttgtgacGGATGTGTATCAAGAAGCTGTAGCTGCAAAGGCAGCAG GTTTGGAGGTGATAATTTCTATCCGGCCGGGAAATGCACCCCTTCCAGACAATCATGGGTTCAAGACAATCAAATCGTTCTTGGAAATCTGA